Proteins encoded together in one Salmo trutta chromosome 3, fSalTru1.1, whole genome shotgun sequence window:
- the LOC115180123 gene encoding uncharacterized protein LOC115180123: MSDGEQVPLDGNANGDNQQQVKIANEDQGQVGVIMAMFGTITEFVEENEDWTEYVERLGHFFLANGITDEAKQRSILLSVCGAKTYKLMRNLATPRRPGEIPFGDLVALVQTHHNPKPSVIVQRFKFNCQFWKTGQSVANFVAELRELSEHCEFGAMLEDMLHDRLVCGINEDSIQRRLLGEATLTFKRALELSQGMEMAASNVKNIQKANSESCAVHQVTKEVAGKRGKAVECFRCGGTHYGNNCKFMETVTIATKRDI; the protein is encoded by the coding sequence atgagCGACGGAGAGCAGGTGCCGCTGGACGGAAACGCCAACGGGGACAATCAGCAGCAAGTGAAAATCGCTAACGAGGATCAAGGACAAGTTGGCGTTATAATGGCAATGTTTGGGACTATCACTGAGTTTGTGGAAGAGAACGAGGACTGGACGGAATATGTGGAAAGGTTGGGACACTTTTTCTTGGCAAATGGAATCACAGATGAGGCTAAACAGCGCTCTAttctcttgagtgtgtgtggggctaaAACCTACAAGCTAATGAGGAATTTGGCTACACCACGGAGACCGGGAGAAATTCCTTTTGGGGATCTAGTTGCTCTCGTTCAGACTCACCACAATCCAAAGCCGTCAGTGATTGTCCAGAGGTTCAAGTTTAACTGCCAATTTTGGAAAACAGGTCAGTCTGTTGCTAACTTTGTTGCTGAATTACGTGAACTCTCTGAACATTGTGAGTTTGGGGCTATGTTAGAGGACATGCTCCATGACAGATTAGTCTGTGGCATTAATGAGGACAGCATACAGCGCCGGTTGCTGGGGGAAGCCACACTGACTTTCAAGAGAGCATTGGAACTATCTCAAGGGATGGAGATGGCCGCTAGTAATGTGAAAAATATCCAAAAGGCCAACAGTGAAAGTTGTGCAGTGCATCAGGTGACAAAAGAGGTGGcaggaaaaaggggaaaagcAGTGGAATGTTTCAGATGTGGAGGAACACATTATGGTAACAATTGTAAGTTCATGGAGACTGTCACAATTGcaacaaaaagggacatttag